The Lathyrus oleraceus cultivar Zhongwan6 chromosome 5, CAAS_Psat_ZW6_1.0, whole genome shotgun sequence genome includes the window ggtcagatcttttcaactcttaacttttaattttatgcttcggataagtctcttcatctcctcccaattcttaaatttaaaatctctcccccttttcaaaaactttctttgcttgtgatttcaaacttagaccttatttcaagtagaaactttggccttatgccattgaaatttcaaactcctttttcttaaatcaaacttgtaaataaacctaatcatattaacttaaaatttcaaaagacaaagagaaataacaacttcattcaaatttttggcctCCTGTTCCTTTCTTattaacttttgattaaaatcaatccacccactttgaaattgttaccacgaactatgaggttttggtccctcatttttatgttggtacgtaggcacaagcccgaaggtgttgtcaaacacaaaaatataatcaatgaattcttttctcatcctcacactctatttttctcaaacatcattttataccaaaaacacatacacacataaaaaagggctccctaggagtacctatggtactttgggtgctaacaccttccctctgtgtaaccaaccccattacctgtaatctctggcattttattagttttgatttgaaaacttcttatctttgggttttgttcgtacttttcccttttcctttggaagcaataaaagtgcggtggtgactctggttttattgacattaagcttatccatagcttgatggtcgTGAATTTACCTCTACATGGCCCTATGTGGCTGCTGCAACATTGGTTAAACGCCACCTTCGTGTACCAGTTGGGTTATCCGATGTTGGAGTGCATAATGCGTTTGAACTAGGACCGACCAGTCGAAAGTGCAAGACTCGCCTTAATGATATGTCAGAAAGCTCCCAACAAACACCTCTTTATGAAGTATCTCAGTATGTTTATTGAGGCCAATTCCTTTGTTCCAAGTATGGCCCCATTTGTGGATCGAAGCTTTGACCCAAAATGGTTTGAAAATCCTTTCCCTGGTGATTCTCCTCAAGCTACAGCACAATTGAGTGTTATGTGGAGGGAATTTTTGACTCCTACATTGGAGGGCATTTTTCTTCAAGACATGATCGACGCTTTCTCCAATCTCACTGGAGAAACGCCTACTCTACCGCCGACTACTGACGCCCCTGACGCAACAATCCAAATTATCAATGTTGACGAGGCCCAAACAAAGAAGGTAACCATTATTCCTTTGCCTTTTCCTTCTTTGAGAAGCAAAACTAACAACTTCTTTTTCTCTGTTTCTATCTTCTAGGGTCGAAAGAGGGTTCCAGTTGTTGCGCCAGCCCCAAGCAAACCTTCAAAAATAAAAAAGGCGTCCTCGACTCTAAAACCAAAGGTACCTCGTGTCTTAACGTTTCATGAGGTTTTAAAATTCAATCACCCTCTAACGTATCTTGTGACTTAGGTTCTTGAAGAGGTGCCTTCGGTTAATAGTGAAGACTCTGATGGCAACACGCATTCACATATCTTTCCTACATCAAAGGCGCCACCAGTTACTTCGCCTACTCCGGCCCGGAAAAAAAAGTTCCGGCCAAAAAACCTTCCTCAAGAATTTCTTCTTCGGCCGCAGAGACCTTAGTTCCTGGTGACCTTACTGAAGCCTTTGCGCCCCAGGTTAAAGAAAGACATACTCCATCTTCCCCATAACACATAGCTCCCTAGGTATTTGACTCCCTAGGTTCTTCTCCGATATGGATCTTGGCTTCTTTGTTATAGGGACATGTGGCTGATTCAACTCTTGCTGAGCCCATAGTCGATGTGAGGGTCTAAAGTCAACCAACTGAGAATGCTACTCTCTTGAGTCCTCAAAGGCAAGATGAGTTTTGGAGCATGTCGCCTGGGGCTCAACAAAATCTTAACACTCAGCAAACTCAGGCCCGTTCGACCGCTGCTGGCGAAGGAACTTCTTTTAGCACTCTTACTCCAGAAGAGATTTTGGCCATGAAGCAACAAAATTCGGCAGAGGCCTTAAGAAAGCTGTAGCAACTTCGTCAAATATCGATTGAGGCTTAGCTTTCCTCTTTGACTTTCGTGCCTGCTCCAGGAATGGATGCCACTGCCACTCTCAAACTTCAATAGTTAAAAAATTATATGTTTGAGCGCGAGATTCTAATTGTCGTCGAAGAAGAAGAACCAATGGCGCGCGACATCCTCAAGCTGCTCGACGAACTTGCCCTACACGAGTTTCCTACTCCGGTTACCAGATACTTGATTGAGTTTGAAGCTTTCTTCACCCAACTGGTCAAGGATCTTGCTCTTCTTCGAAATGttgattttaaaattaaaatgaagATCAACGAGATGAGACTAGAGTCGGATTTTAGTCAAGTTTGTGAGAAAAAACTCAATGACTTTGAGGCCAAGAAACAAGAACATCTCAAAAAATAGCAAATCTTCGATCAACAAATCTCAGATTATCAAGCTCAAATAGTTGAACTTACTAAGAAGATTGTTTAGGTTGAAGCGCAAAAAGCCTCCTTGGATACGGATGAATCTCTTCCTACTCAAGATGTCGTCAACCAGGAGGTTCTTAAAGGGATTTCACACGGCGAAAAGGCCCTTAAAATTAAAGCAAAGACTAACCAACTGTGGGAGAAGAAAAGCCTCCTTGACATCAGAATTGGTCATGAAAGACCCTTTTCGAAGACTTTAACTCTAGGTTTCCTGCTTGATGTATTTCTTTTGTCGAGGCAATTGTAGCGCTGGCTGACCATTTTGTATGTCATCTTGGCTTTAACAATCAATGATCATTTTCACTATATTATAATTTGAATCTCTTGTAGCATAggtttatattttttcaaatatttcccatttaccCTTAAGATTCTTTAATCAATACCCATCTCCTGAATTTTGTAGGCATTATTCATAAATGTTTAGATTATTTGAAATGGTCCTTCCCACTTTGGTGACTATTTTCCTAAAGTTTGATCTCTTCAATCCATAGGTAAAATTACCTTCCAAACGTAATCATTTATTGCATAGGTTTTCATCTTAATCCTTTTATTGTATACTTTGGCCACACGCGCCTTTTGTCGTATCAACACGTCTATTGCAGCcaacctttcttcgtctaaatTAGTCAATTCGTCGAACATCAATCTCCAATATTGTTTCGAAGGGATGTCATTTTGCCATAGCACCCTAACTGATTGTAAAAAAATCTTTGTTGGCAACACATCATTGTGCCTAAATGTTAAACGGAAAGGCGTCAAATTCGTTGTCTCTTTTAGGGATGTTCGACAAGCCCATAAAATTTGGTCTAATGTCTTGTGCCAATTCTTAGGTTTCTTGGCAACGTGTTTTTTGTTTAAACCAATTATCACTTTGTTGGCTGTCTCGACTTGGCCATTTGCTTGGGCGTAGTAAGGTATGCAAGTAACCAACTTGAACCCTATTTCAGTGGCAAACTCTTGCATCTTTTGACCCACAAAAACTGAGCCTTGATCTGTATTAATGGTTTCAGGAATCCCAAACCTAAACGCAATGTGTTTTGGAATGAATTTGAGCACAACCTCTTAATCCACTTTTACCAAAGGGATAACTTCTATCCATTTTGTAAAGTAGTCTATTTTGACTGGGATAAACTTTTGTTGTTTCGACAAGGTTGGTCGAACCTCACTGATGACATCTAATGCCCATCCTCGAAAGGGCCAAGGCTTGATAATTGCATGCAACTAGCTTGCTAGTACATGTTAGATGCTTGCATGCATCTGACATTTTTAGCATCCTTTGGCGAAATCAATACAGTCTTTTAACATACTTGGCCAGTAAACACCTTGTCAAAATAATAGCCATTTCATTTTATGGCCTGCTTATTGTACCCCACAAGTTCCACTGTGTACTTCAGACATTTCTAAGTAGGCTTCTCTATCTCCAAGGCACTTAAGCAATACTCTTTCTGGAGTTTTCTTCAACAACTCATTTCCCAGGCGTACATAGCTTAAAGCTCTATACTTAACTTTCCTGTTAGTCTTTCTGACTGGATTTTCTAAGTACTCTATGATTGGTTTTCTCCAATCTGACTGTGACAAATTGTCAATGTCAAAAACTTTGTGTCTTGCGAAAATTTCGAAATTTTCAAGAAATTGAAATTTATTGCTGAAGacctccccccccccccccctagTTTTTGGGATTACCGTATTGGGTGACGGCGAGACGTTTGACACCATCTTTTCCTTTACCTCAATAAAATCCTTGAGCTTTTCTTTTGATACCTTGTACCCAGTGGAAATTTGTGCTAACTCATTGGCTTCTTGATTCCTCATTCTAGGCGCATGCATGGTGCTGATAACTTCGAAGCACTCTAATAGTTGCGTCGCCATTACGAAATACATCAATAGATTTTCTTTAACGCACTTGTACTCTCGTGTGGTTTGTCTGATCACTAGCTCCAAATATGGCTCCAATTTTGGTCTTTTCAGCTTTCAAGCGTTCGATGTATCGAACCTTATAAGCTAATTGCGCCATATCCCTTAGATACTGTGTATCTAACTTCTTTCTGATAGAACAGTCTACACCGCCTACGCCTATTTTGACTAATTCATGCTCAGGGACTTGAGTAAAGCATTTAGCCTTCAAAAGTCTAAACCTATTGAGGTACTGATCGACTGACTCAACGGTCTATCGTTTGACGCTGACCAGTTCTTTTAGACTTATTTTCAATTATCCCATGCaaaactgttcatggaacaaCCTCTCTAGCTGCGTCCATATTTGGACGGATTGTGGAGGTAAC containing:
- the LOC127081260 gene encoding uncharacterized protein LOC127081260 is translated as MQEFATEIGFKLVTCIPYYAQANGQVETANKVIIGLNKKHVAKKPKNWHKTLDQILWACRTSLKETTNLTPFRLTFRHNDVLPTKIFLQSVRVLWQNDIPSKQYWRLMFDELTNLDEERLAAIDVLIRQKARVAKVYNKRIKMKTYAINDYVWKEMGID
- the LOC127081261 gene encoding uncharacterized protein LOC127081261, which codes for MATQLLECFEVISTMHAPRMRNQEANELAQISTGYKVSKEKLKDFIEVKEKMVSNVSPSPNTSDWRKPIIEYLENPVRKTNRKVKYRALSYVRLGNELLKKTPERVLLKCLGDREAYLEMSEVHSGTCGVQ